In the Catenulispora sp. GP43 genome, one interval contains:
- a CDS encoding FAD-binding oxidoreductase, translated as MLDRRDVLRLGTAGALAAAASAAATPTATATATATARDVSGAEWRALARALSPGASLYRPWDRAYWPLSVPFNHRYEAIRPAGIVTCVTTADVAAAIRWAGAVGMPAVPRSGLGHNYAGYSTTTGLLLNMSRMKAISSTKRPGVRVRRYGPIQVGHDAGTVTVGAGVTNGDVHPLLEDEGMFVPTGRCPSVGVAGLVLGGGIGFSDKMFGMTCDRLLSTTVVLADGSVVEASEGSHPDLFWAVRGGAGNNFGVHTSFTFGYDQFAGNVSFYSFTWTIDSVQPVMAAMQQIATETLGDKRFHCRLGIGTAGQRRREIEDNANVNVIGQHYGSVGDLLGILDPLLRIGTPGERASNAKSVREVTPGRASELLSQTTPKDRFAAKCAILAPGDLLDADQVQAAAETLKTWPGSANPDGAGFAMFGLGGRINEIAPDATAFVHRRAAFILNAETTWADRDPRSVVRANLGWLDEFYDAIFPFGPPRHSYQNFPDPQLDDWRTAYYGQNYDRLVTVKQDYDPAGFFSYPQAIGS; from the coding sequence CGTTGGCCAGAGCGCTCTCCCCCGGAGCCTCCCTCTACCGGCCCTGGGATCGCGCCTACTGGCCGCTCTCCGTCCCCTTCAACCACCGCTATGAAGCCATCCGGCCGGCCGGCATCGTCACCTGCGTCACCACCGCCGACGTGGCCGCCGCGATCCGCTGGGCCGGCGCGGTGGGGATGCCGGCCGTGCCGCGCTCGGGCCTGGGGCACAACTACGCCGGGTACTCGACCACCACGGGCCTGCTGCTGAACATGAGCCGCATGAAGGCGATCTCCTCCACGAAGCGTCCCGGCGTCCGGGTCCGGCGCTACGGCCCGATCCAGGTCGGCCACGACGCGGGCACCGTGACCGTCGGGGCCGGGGTGACCAACGGCGACGTGCATCCGCTGTTGGAGGACGAGGGGATGTTCGTGCCCACCGGGCGCTGCCCGTCGGTGGGCGTCGCCGGCCTGGTGCTCGGCGGCGGCATCGGCTTCAGCGACAAGATGTTCGGCATGACGTGCGACCGGCTGCTGTCCACCACCGTGGTGCTGGCCGACGGCAGCGTGGTCGAGGCGAGCGAGGGCTCCCACCCCGACCTGTTCTGGGCGGTGCGCGGCGGAGCGGGCAACAACTTCGGCGTGCACACGTCCTTCACCTTCGGCTACGACCAGTTCGCCGGCAACGTCTCGTTCTACTCCTTCACGTGGACCATCGACAGCGTGCAGCCGGTCATGGCCGCGATGCAGCAGATCGCGACGGAGACGCTCGGCGACAAGCGATTCCACTGCCGCCTCGGCATCGGGACCGCCGGACAGCGCCGCCGCGAGATCGAGGACAACGCGAACGTCAACGTCATCGGGCAGCACTACGGCAGCGTCGGGGATCTGCTGGGCATCCTCGATCCCCTGCTGCGGATCGGCACCCCCGGCGAGCGCGCGAGCAACGCCAAGTCAGTCCGCGAAGTCACCCCCGGCCGGGCGAGCGAGCTGCTGTCCCAGACCACGCCGAAAGACCGTTTCGCCGCCAAGTGCGCGATCCTCGCCCCCGGGGACCTCCTGGACGCCGATCAGGTCCAGGCCGCGGCCGAGACGCTGAAGACCTGGCCCGGCAGCGCCAACCCCGACGGCGCCGGCTTCGCGATGTTCGGTCTGGGCGGACGGATCAACGAGATCGCCCCGGACGCGACGGCGTTCGTACACCGGCGCGCGGCGTTCATCCTGAACGCCGAGACCACCTGGGCCGACCGCGATCCGCGCAGCGTCGTGCGAGCGAACCTGGGCTGGCTCGACGAGTTCTACGACGCGATCTTCCCCTTCGGCCCGCCGCGGCACTCGTACCAGAACTTCCCCGACCCGCAGCTCGACGACTGGCGCACGGCGTACTACGGACAGAACTACGACCGCCTCGTCACGGTGAAGCAGGACTACGACCCGGCCGGCTTCTTCTCCTACCCGCAGGCCATCGGCAGCTGA